In the Hordeum vulgare subsp. vulgare chromosome 7H, MorexV3_pseudomolecules_assembly, whole genome shotgun sequence genome, one interval contains:
- the LOC123411546 gene encoding cytochrome P450 93G2-like, with protein MEQFGVVSDSAAPLLVASLLAAVAFFLLTLVRHGGKHGRLPPGPMALPFIGHLHLIRPPPHRAFDRIINRYGPLVYLRLGPSTHCVVIGSADVARDVLKFEGSIPERPLTAVTRHLAYDSAGFAFAPYGPHWRFMKRLCMSELLGPRTIEQLRPVRAAELVGVMQAVTEAAAKGETLDMSRQLVRMSNNAIMRMVASELPGDMADAARDCAKKVAELVGAFNLEDYVALCRGWDLQGLDRKTRDVRARFDALFESMIKAKEKQRREEADETETKTKDLLDILMDAAADPAAEVKLTRDNIKAFILDIFTAGSDTTATTVEWMLAELLNHPDCLQKLRAELDAVVGRSRVVGEPDVAQMPYLQAVLKETLRLRPPAVFAQREAIEPIHVRGYTIPVKTSVFFNIFSIGRDAAWWDEPLEFRPERFMPGGAGEAVDPKGQHMQLMPFGSGRRACPGMGLAMQAVPAFLAALVQCFDWEVPNPPLDMEEEAGLVTARKEPLVLLPTQRLYPLPLP; from the exons ATGGAGCAATTCGGAGTGGTCTCGGACAGTGCAGCGCCACTGCTTGTGGCCTCGCTCCTCGCCGCCgtggccttcttcctcctcacgctgGTCAGACATGGCGGCAAGCACGGCCGCCTCCCCCCGGGCCCCATGGCGCTCCCCTTCATCGGCCACCTCCACCTCATCCGCCCGCCCCCCCACCGCGCGTTCGACCGCATCATCAACCGCTACGGCCCGCTCGTGTACCTCCGCCTCGGCCCCTCCACCCACTGTGTCGTCATCGGCTCCGCCGACGTCGCCCGCGACGTCCTCAAGTTCGAGGGCAGCATCCCGGAGCGCCCGCTCACGGCGGTCACGCGGCACCTCGCCTACGACTCGGCCGGCTTCGCCTTCGCGCCCTACGGCCCGCACTGGCGCTTCATGAAGCGCCTCTGCATGTCGGAGCTGCTCGGCCCGCGCACCATCGAGCAGCTGCGCCCCGTCCGCGCCGCCGAGCTCGTTGGCGTCATGCAGGCGGTGACCGAGGCGGCCGCCAAGGGCGAGACCTTGGACATGAGCAGGCAGCTCGTTCGCATGTCCAACAACGCCATCATGCGGATGGTGGCGAGCGAGCTGCCGGGCGACATGGCCGACGCGGCTCGGGACTGCGCCAAGAAGGTGGCGGAGCTGGTGGGCGCGTTCAACTTGGAGGACTACGTGGCGCTGTGCCGCGGCTGGGACCTGCAGGGGCTCGACCGGAAGACGCGCGACGTGCGCGCCAGGTTCGACGCGCTGTTCGAATCCATGATCAAGGCCAAGGAGAAGCAGCGGCGTGAGGAAGCAGACGAGACCGAGACCAAGACCaaggacttgcttgacattctcatGGACGCGGCGGCGGACCCGGCCGCGGAGGTCAAGCTCACCCGGGACAACATCAAGGCGTTCATCCTC GACATCTTCACTGCCGGATCGGACACGACGGCCACCACCGTGGAGTGGATGCTGGCAGAGCTGCTCAACCACCCGGACTGCCTGCAGAAGCTGCGGGCGGAGCTGGATGCCGTGGTGGGCAGGTCCCGGGTGGTGGGCGAGCCGGACGTGGCCCAGATGCCGTACCTGCAGGCGGTGCTCAAGGAGACCCTGCGGCTGCGGCCGCCGGCGGTGTTCGCGCAGCGGGAGGCGATCGAGCCCATACACGTCCGTGGGTACACCATCCCTGTCAAGACGTCCGTCTTCTTCAACATCTTCTCCATCGGCCGCGACGCGGCGTGGTGGGACGAGCCGCTCGAGTTCCGGCCGGAGCGGTTCATGCCAGGCGGGGCCGGCGAGGCCGTGGACCCCAAGGGGCAGCACATGCAGCTCATGCCGTTCGGGAGCGGGCGGCGCGCGTGCCCCGGCATGGGCCTGGCCATGCAGGCCGTGCCGGCGTTCCTGGCCGCGCTGGTGCAGTGCTTCGACTGGGAGGTGCCAAATCCGCCGCTGgacatggaggaggaggcggggctGGTCACCGCGAGGAAGGAGCCGCTCGTGCTCCTACCCACGCAGCGCCTCTATCCACTACCCCTTCCTTGA